The proteins below are encoded in one region of Aquisphaera giovannonii:
- a CDS encoding serine/threonine-protein kinase, with amino-acid sequence MSSTPDPHSPGALQADEGDDGEILLEPTVQLAASTWGGPLAPASPPSQSFHMGLARESLPSITTETGELLRSRLKATAIFLALGYGVFFLLGLFEPSSVQHSAVLTLGLRLILCTSVLLLLSGGAELGYRQLRLVEYGFFGGMVLLMMFSQYSVGSTLIDEGDLPRLVAVEKNGIINLLVLTMLYSVFIPNDPRTTARVVMTMALGPFLVLAALQWKSAEAPAMVDRLARAGSPIGNMLFVILSAALAIYTSHILNHLRRDLHKAKKLGQYRLGEKLGEGGMGEVYLAEHQLLKRPCALKLIKPDVNSNPIALARFEREVQTAATLSHPNTIEIFDYGHADDGTFYYVMEYLPGLSVSDLVHQFGPLPPGRAVFLMRQVCGALSEAHRMGVIHRDLKPANVLVAILGGKCDVAKVLDFGLVKLTAQSDSVRLTADYTVSGTPQYMSPEQAMAADLDGRSDIYALGAILYFMLTGRPPFEGATPTELMIAHARDPVTPPSKLRPEIPPDLEAVILKCLEKKPDDRYPDARALSAALAGCTCAGDWDDPHAEQWWTDQAAALAASEADLQPA; translated from the coding sequence ATGTCCAGCACCCCTGATCCCCACTCTCCGGGGGCCTTGCAGGCCGACGAGGGCGACGACGGGGAGATCCTCCTGGAGCCGACGGTCCAACTGGCGGCATCGACCTGGGGGGGCCCGCTCGCGCCGGCCTCGCCGCCGTCGCAGTCGTTCCACATGGGCCTGGCCAGGGAATCGCTCCCGAGCATCACGACCGAGACCGGTGAGCTCCTGCGCAGCCGGCTGAAGGCGACGGCCATCTTCCTGGCGCTCGGCTACGGCGTCTTCTTCCTCCTCGGGCTCTTCGAGCCGAGCTCCGTGCAGCACAGCGCGGTCCTGACCCTGGGCCTGCGGCTCATCCTCTGCACCTCGGTCCTCCTGCTGCTCTCCGGCGGGGCCGAGCTCGGCTACCGTCAGCTCCGCCTGGTGGAGTATGGCTTCTTCGGGGGCATGGTCCTCCTGATGATGTTCAGCCAGTACTCCGTCGGTTCGACGCTCATCGACGAGGGGGACCTCCCGCGCCTCGTGGCGGTGGAGAAGAACGGCATCATCAACCTGCTCGTGCTGACGATGCTCTACTCCGTATTCATCCCCAACGACCCGCGGACGACGGCGCGGGTGGTGATGACGATGGCCCTGGGCCCGTTCCTGGTCCTGGCCGCCCTGCAATGGAAGTCGGCCGAGGCCCCCGCGATGGTGGACCGGCTCGCCCGCGCCGGCTCACCCATCGGCAACATGCTCTTCGTCATCCTCAGCGCGGCGCTGGCGATCTACACGTCGCACATCCTCAACCACCTCCGGCGCGACCTCCACAAGGCGAAGAAGCTGGGCCAGTATCGCCTGGGCGAGAAGCTCGGCGAGGGGGGCATGGGCGAGGTCTACCTCGCCGAGCACCAGCTCCTGAAGCGGCCCTGCGCCCTGAAGCTGATCAAGCCCGACGTCAACAGCAACCCGATCGCCCTCGCGCGGTTCGAGCGCGAGGTCCAGACGGCGGCCACGCTCTCGCACCCGAACACGATCGAGATCTTCGACTACGGCCACGCCGACGACGGGACGTTTTACTACGTCATGGAATACCTCCCCGGGCTGAGCGTCTCCGACCTGGTCCACCAGTTCGGCCCGCTGCCTCCCGGCCGGGCCGTCTTCCTGATGCGGCAGGTCTGCGGGGCCCTCTCCGAGGCCCACCGCATGGGCGTGATCCACCGCGACCTGAAGCCGGCGAACGTCCTCGTGGCGATCCTCGGCGGCAAGTGCGACGTCGCCAAGGTGCTCGACTTCGGCCTGGTCAAGCTGACCGCCCAATCCGACTCCGTCCGCCTGACCGCCGACTACACCGTAAGCGGCACGCCCCAGTACATGTCGCCGGAGCAGGCCATGGCCGCCGACCTGGACGGCCGGTCCGACATCTACGCCCTGGGCGCGATCCTCTACTTCATGCTCACCGGCCGGCCCCCCTTCGAGGGGGCGACCCCGACGGAGCTGATGATCGCCCACGCCCGCGACCCGGTCACGCCCCCCTCGAAGCTCCGCCCCGAGATCCCGCCGGACCTCGAGGCCGTGATCCTGAAGTGCCTGGAGAAGAAGCCGGACGACCGCTACCCGGACGCCCGCGCCCTGTCCGCTGCCCTGGCCGGCTGCACCTGCGCCGGCGACTGGGACGATCCCCACGCCGAGCAGTGGTGGACCGACCAGGCCGCCGCCCTGGCCGCCTCCGAGGCCGACCTCCAGCCGGCGTGA
- a CDS encoding zinc ribbon domain-containing protein has product MMIHFACPACGAAFDLDERLAGRTGRCKACGERMKVPSKGAAGPKAPAGPKHPSLAAIAASVGGIGAGPRLTPIAPDGLAPRPGMSLSGGRPLNWLEAVNSQVALAPISADNFRGLRSRPSPMDEPSIPGPYKLRSMPSLPAYQAAAAGSKPAGAVTRGYRRGMGSVQKAFRWLNEGAYFLSIPFVMCAILGLVLRNHALLVFGAVVVILLNLTRVVTGVINLAVVPFRQGPLQGVLFLIPPFTFVYVAKNWHKVHKPVMRILGPIATIGLVALALLAEPWLPGGKKPEGSVQDEATRSLGAMTGKVQEELKDLPALKKQGMDALRDAASALKPKSP; this is encoded by the coding sequence GTGATGATCCATTTCGCGTGTCCCGCCTGCGGCGCGGCCTTCGACCTCGACGAGAGGCTCGCGGGGAGGACGGGGCGGTGCAAGGCGTGCGGGGAGCGGATGAAGGTCCCCTCGAAGGGGGCCGCCGGGCCCAAGGCACCCGCGGGGCCGAAGCACCCGTCGCTCGCGGCCATCGCGGCCTCGGTGGGCGGGATCGGGGCCGGGCCGCGGCTCACGCCGATCGCTCCGGATGGCCTGGCTCCCCGTCCGGGGATGTCCCTATCGGGCGGCCGGCCGCTGAACTGGCTGGAGGCCGTCAACAGCCAGGTCGCCCTGGCGCCGATCTCCGCGGATAACTTCCGGGGCCTGCGGTCGAGGCCTTCGCCGATGGACGAGCCGTCGATCCCCGGGCCGTACAAGCTGCGGAGCATGCCCTCGCTGCCGGCCTATCAGGCCGCCGCCGCCGGCAGCAAGCCCGCCGGGGCGGTCACCCGCGGCTATCGCCGGGGCATGGGCTCGGTCCAGAAGGCCTTCCGCTGGCTCAACGAGGGCGCCTACTTCCTGTCGATCCCCTTCGTCATGTGCGCGATCCTCGGCCTGGTGCTGCGGAATCATGCGCTGCTGGTCTTCGGGGCGGTCGTCGTCATCCTGCTGAATCTCACCCGGGTCGTCACCGGGGTGATCAACCTCGCCGTCGTCCCGTTCCGGCAGGGCCCCTTGCAGGGCGTGCTGTTCCTCATCCCGCCCTTCACCTTCGTGTACGTCGCGAAAAATTGGCACAAGGTCCACAAGCCCGTGATGCGGATCCTCGGGCCGATCGCGACGATCGGCCTGGTGGCCCTCGCCCTCCTCGCCGAGCCCTGGCTGCCGGGGGGCAAGAAGCCCGAGGGCTCCGTCCAGGATGAGGCCACTCGAAGCCTCGGCGCGATGACCGGGAAGGTGCAGGAGGAGCTCAAGGACCTGCCGGCCCTGAAGAAGCAGGGCATGGATGCCCTCCGCGACGCCGCCTCCGCCCTGAAGCCGAAATCGCCCTGA
- a CDS encoding type II toxin-antitoxin system HicB family antitoxin — translation MRRYKVVLHRTDEGISVSVPSLPGCWSEGDTEEEALANIQDAIEDYLIALDEQLRDAEVREVEVAV, via the coding sequence ATGCGTCGCTACAAGGTCGTGCTCCATCGCACCGACGAAGGCATCAGCGTTTCCGTCCCGAGCCTGCCCGGTTGCTGGTCCGAAGGCGACACCGAGGAAGAAGCGCTCGCGAACATCCAGGACGCGATCGAAGATTACCTGATCGCGCTGGATGAGCAGCTACGCGACGCGGAGGTCCGCGAGGTGGAAGTCGCGGTTTGA
- a CDS encoding DUF4058 family protein, protein MPLRDHFRPPLTRKRSWDGLHGMWPAVMVTDLNRRLPARYAAAPSVHLGGTFEVDVGSHEEVSAGGRPRTAPDEGGVATAVWAPPRATIEVATELADQDEYEVRIYDTEEDRRLVAAVEIIAPSNKDRPDSRRLLVAKCAALLREQVSVAIVDVVTTRQFDLYEELLDLVAHANPSPATEAPAIYAAACRWRRIGGAARLQTWACPLILGQALPTLPLWLADELAVPLDLEATYEDACRNLRIA, encoded by the coding sequence ATGCCGCTCCGCGACCACTTCCGACCGCCGCTCACCAGGAAGAGATCCTGGGACGGCTTGCACGGCATGTGGCCGGCCGTGATGGTGACGGACCTGAACCGGAGGCTACCGGCGCGTTACGCCGCGGCCCCGAGCGTTCATCTCGGGGGCACTTTCGAGGTTGACGTGGGGTCGCATGAGGAAGTCTCCGCCGGCGGCCGTCCGCGGACGGCCCCGGACGAAGGCGGTGTGGCGACGGCCGTCTGGGCGCCCCCGCGCGCGACGATCGAGGTGGCTACGGAACTGGCGGATCAGGACGAATATGAGGTGCGGATTTACGACACCGAGGAAGACCGCCGCCTCGTGGCCGCCGTGGAGATCATCGCCCCGTCGAACAAGGATCGTCCCGATAGCCGTCGGCTCCTCGTCGCGAAGTGCGCCGCATTGCTCCGGGAGCAGGTCTCGGTCGCCATCGTGGACGTCGTCACCACGCGGCAATTCGACTTGTACGAGGAGTTGCTGGACCTGGTGGCTCACGCCAACCCCTCCCCGGCCACCGAGGCGCCCGCGATCTACGCCGCGGCCTGCCGCTGGCGGCGGATCGGAGGAGCCGCCCGCTTGCAGACCTGGGCCTGTCCGCTCATCCTCGGCCAGGCGCTGCCGACCCTCCCCCTGTGGCTGGCGGACGAGCTGGCTGTCCCGCTCGACCTCGAGGCGACTTACGAGGATGCCTGCCGCAACCTCCGCATCGCTTGA
- a CDS encoding fatty acid desaturase family protein — protein sequence MPATLTPSQPRTEDLTWDEVHHRLIPLLRADNVTNVYYILGEYLGLAATLTACGWLYGAWSAGHVATAAFVPLAVLGMILVAAFQHRLSGLGHEGSHYALFRNRLANELASDLLCMFPIMGMTQRFRVTHLAHHQFLNDPAKDPDVPRLHFDEDRYPFPMSKATFWYRYVLGAFWIPSLWKYLAGQAKNANVTAGFKEPKGVYRFRVGRCLRGSFWLPVLTTVHLTGSWPIFFLFWVSPLVTFYAMFMQLREIAHHSNAPEDDGEFRHSRNFFCSPIVRWAIFPYGQDYHLTHHVFGLMPHYNLKKAHEILQKYPPYREQAVACHGYFFRRWGKPGPTILDVLSGRYDPAPAGRAA from the coding sequence ATGCCGGCCACGCTCACGCCCTCGCAGCCGAGGACCGAGGACCTGACCTGGGACGAGGTCCACCACCGGCTCATCCCGCTCCTCCGGGCGGACAACGTCACGAACGTCTACTACATCCTGGGCGAATACCTCGGCCTGGCCGCCACGCTGACGGCCTGCGGGTGGCTCTATGGGGCATGGTCGGCCGGCCACGTGGCGACGGCGGCCTTCGTGCCGCTCGCGGTGCTCGGGATGATCCTGGTCGCGGCGTTCCAGCACAGGCTCTCGGGGCTCGGCCACGAGGGGAGCCACTACGCGCTGTTCCGCAACCGGCTGGCGAACGAGCTGGCGTCCGACCTCCTCTGCATGTTCCCGATCATGGGGATGACGCAGCGGTTCCGGGTCACGCACCTGGCGCACCACCAGTTCCTGAACGACCCGGCGAAGGACCCGGACGTACCCCGCCTGCACTTCGACGAGGACCGCTACCCGTTCCCGATGAGCAAGGCCACCTTCTGGTATCGGTACGTGCTGGGGGCGTTCTGGATCCCGTCGCTCTGGAAGTACCTGGCGGGCCAGGCGAAGAACGCCAATGTGACGGCCGGATTCAAGGAGCCCAAGGGGGTGTACCGGTTCCGCGTCGGCCGCTGCCTGCGGGGCTCGTTCTGGCTGCCCGTGCTCACCACGGTCCATCTGACCGGCTCCTGGCCGATCTTCTTCCTCTTCTGGGTCTCGCCCCTGGTCACCTTCTATGCGATGTTCATGCAGCTCCGCGAGATCGCACACCACAGCAACGCCCCGGAGGACGACGGCGAGTTCCGCCACTCCCGCAACTTCTTCTGCAGCCCGATCGTCCGCTGGGCCATCTTCCCGTACGGCCAGGACTACCACCTGACGCACCACGTCTTCGGCCTGATGCCGCACTACAACCTCAAGAAGGCCCACGAGATCCTCCAGAAGTACCCGCCCTACCGCGAGCAGGCCGTCGCGTGCCACGGCTACTTCTTCCGTCGCTGGGGCAAGCCCGGGCCGACGATCCTGGACGTGCTCTCGGGGAGGTATGACCCGGCCCCCGCGGGCCGGGCGGCGTGA
- a CDS encoding AraC family transcriptional regulator translates to MSRRSPRPGDPRESGVESFERFVEALAPGSQFHVALNHLADTRVVVKDRRGRFLWVSDNVPARHGYASGREMLGLTDVDINPKELAAVYGQDDTSVLRTGRPILGKTEIAFDEAGLPAWFLVNKLPLRDRRRRVVGLIATIQDIPEGRTLPSPGGELRTVIDAIRSQLDRPLRIGDLASLIHVSARQLERRFLQATGLTPSRYIARCRIAEACRRLRDTDEPVGRIAVAVGFYDQSAFTKVFRRQLGLTPLQFRRSRSRSSGA, encoded by the coding sequence ATGAGCCGACGATCCCCTCGCCCCGGCGATCCGCGAGAGTCCGGAGTCGAGTCCTTCGAGCGGTTCGTCGAGGCATTGGCGCCGGGGAGCCAGTTCCACGTCGCGCTCAACCACCTGGCGGACACGCGGGTTGTGGTGAAGGACCGTCGCGGGCGATTCCTCTGGGTGAGCGACAACGTCCCGGCGCGGCACGGCTACGCCAGCGGTCGGGAGATGCTCGGCCTGACGGACGTGGACATCAACCCGAAGGAGCTGGCTGCGGTCTACGGACAGGACGACACCTCCGTGCTGCGGACGGGCAGGCCGATCCTGGGCAAGACGGAGATCGCCTTCGACGAGGCGGGCCTCCCCGCGTGGTTCCTCGTCAACAAGCTGCCGCTGCGGGACCGTCGCCGGCGGGTGGTCGGGCTGATCGCGACGATCCAGGACATCCCCGAGGGGCGGACGCTCCCCTCGCCCGGGGGCGAGCTCCGGACGGTGATCGACGCGATCCGTTCTCAGCTCGACCGGCCGCTCCGGATCGGCGACCTGGCGAGCCTGATCCACGTCTCGGCCCGGCAACTGGAGCGACGATTCCTGCAGGCCACGGGCCTCACTCCTTCCCGTTATATCGCCCGGTGCCGCATCGCCGAGGCCTGTCGTCGGCTCCGCGACACGGACGAGCCCGTGGGGCGAATCGCCGTCGCCGTGGGCTTCTACGACCAGAGCGCCTTCACGAAGGTCTTCCGGCGACAGCTCGGCCTCACGCCGCTCCAGTTCCGCCGATCACGGTCGCGGTCGTCGGGGGCGTGA
- a CDS encoding aldo/keto reductase codes for MQQRRVGRTGLKVSSICLGTMTFAGQCDEETSFRILEKACEGGVTFLDTADCYPLPVSPETAGRTEEVIGRWLADAPGRRDELVVATKCRLRVGHGPNDEGLSRRHIVAACEKSLKRLRTDRIDLYQSHFPDPETPIEETLRAFDDLVRAGKVLYVGCSNYPAWQLALALGVSERDGLARYDCVQPRYNALYREIEPELLPLCRDRGVGVIVYNPLAGGMLTGKHRGDAPPEPGTRFTMGAAGELYRERYWHAAQFEAVAALKAACESRGLDVATASVAWVLAQPGITSAIVGASRPEQLDATLPAADLTLDDETKAAFDAAWWSLPRRPIGR; via the coding sequence ATGCAGCAGCGTCGGGTGGGGCGGACGGGGTTGAAGGTCTCCAGCATCTGCCTCGGGACGATGACGTTCGCGGGCCAGTGCGACGAGGAGACATCGTTCCGGATCCTCGAGAAGGCGTGCGAGGGGGGCGTCACGTTCCTCGACACGGCGGACTGCTATCCTCTGCCCGTGTCTCCGGAGACGGCCGGGCGGACGGAGGAAGTCATCGGCCGCTGGCTGGCCGACGCGCCGGGGCGTCGGGATGAGCTCGTCGTGGCGACCAAATGCCGGCTCCGCGTCGGACACGGACCGAATGACGAGGGGCTTTCGCGGCGGCACATCGTCGCGGCCTGCGAGAAGAGCCTGAAGCGCCTTCGGACCGACCGCATCGACCTCTACCAGTCCCATTTCCCCGACCCCGAGACGCCCATCGAGGAGACCCTCCGGGCCTTCGACGACCTCGTCCGCGCGGGGAAGGTCCTCTACGTCGGCTGCTCGAATTACCCGGCCTGGCAGCTCGCCCTGGCGCTCGGGGTCAGCGAGCGCGACGGCCTGGCGCGGTACGACTGCGTCCAGCCGAGGTACAACGCCCTCTACCGGGAGATCGAGCCGGAGCTGCTGCCCCTCTGCCGCGACCGGGGCGTCGGCGTGATCGTCTACAACCCGCTCGCCGGCGGCATGCTCACCGGCAAGCACAGGGGGGACGCCCCGCCCGAGCCCGGCACGCGGTTCACCATGGGCGCCGCCGGCGAGCTCTACCGCGAGCGGTACTGGCACGCGGCGCAGTTCGAGGCCGTCGCGGCTCTTAAGGCCGCCTGCGAGTCCCGCGGCCTGGACGTCGCGACGGCGAGCGTCGCGTGGGTCCTCGCGCAGCCGGGCATCACGTCCGCCATCGTCGGCGCCAGCCGCCCGGAGCAGCTCGACGCCACCTTGCCGGCCGCCGACCTGACCCTCGACGACGAGACGAAGGCTGCCTTCGACGCGGCGTGGTGGAGCTTGCCCCGCCGGCCGATCGGGCGGTAG
- a CDS encoding type II toxin-antitoxin system HicA family toxin, which produces MAKLAGVNHLDAVRVLEKAGFWIIRQGKHIVMTDGTRLLTIPRHNPIKAFTMGGIVRDAGLTVEQFRGLL; this is translated from the coding sequence GTGGCGAAACTGGCGGGGGTGAATCATCTGGATGCCGTCCGGGTCCTGGAGAAGGCCGGATTCTGGATCATCCGCCAGGGTAAGCACATCGTCATGACCGACGGCACCCGCCTGCTGACGATACCCAGGCATAACCCCATCAAAGCCTTCACGATGGGGGGGATCGTTCGCGACGCCGGGCTGACCGTGGAGCAGTTCCGCGGGCTCCTCTGA